A region of the Polaribacter sp. L3A8 genome:
TTAATTCAATAATTTATTTAGCAAACCAAAAAGGATATTTAACTAAACAACAAAAGAAAAAAGGTTCCGAGGCGGAAGGGTGACCTCTCGTAAGTATCATCCTCCATTATCAACGTTGATTTAGTCATCAACGGAGGACTTAAAAAAATGACTTCATTTATGTGTCAGTATCAATTGTCGTGTGCAAGCACAAACAGGAACCTTTTTTCTTATTTTTATTTATGAAAGATTTTTCTACATATTTTACAGAAAGAGCAATTGTAACTCACATTTGTAAACTACGTGTGAAAATTGCTAAAACACGTAACAAAAAACATCTAATTCACCTTTTAACTGATTCTGATAGATATAACTACCATAACAATGAATTAAATATTGTTGATAAAAATGAATTTTCAGAATACCAATTTGAATTAAATACTCAATTAAGTGAAATTCTTCCTCCACGAAAAAGATGGGTAAAACTTGGTTATAAATCAAGAATGAATAGGAATGGAACTGAAAAATTAACTTCAAATGATAAAAATTACTATTCAATATTAAAAACGATTAAACTTTACAGAAAAAAAGCTCCTCAAACGAAATGGCTTCTAGAGCTTGATAAGTTTGTAAAAGATATTCAATCAACAATTAAAGAAGATGATTTCAATATAAAAAAGCCTCTTATTTTTCCAAAATTAAAGGAAGAGTTTATTTCTGAAATTGACATTAATAAATGTAGGCCTATTTCAATGTTTTCTCTTAAAGAAAGAATAATTTTGAGTATTTCGAATAATTTTTTAACTAATCTCTTTGATGGGTATTTTGAAGATTCATCATATGCTTTTCGCTCAAAAAAAAATAAAGAAGGAACATCTGTGATTTCACATCAAGATTGTATAAGAGACATTGTTGAGTTGCAAAAAACAAATAATTATAAAGATCAATTTGTTGTTGAATGTGATATGGAAAAGTTTTATGATTCAGTAAATCATAAAATCGTAAAAAAATTATTTAATATTTTAATTGATAAATCAGAAGTAGATAATCCAAATTTTGATTTCAAAATTGTGAAACATATTTTTAATGAATATTTAAATTGTTATGCTTTTAATATAAATGTACCATTAGCAAAAGATACTAAGTATTGGAATAGTTATAAAATTCCAAACGGCGAATTTGGCTGGGTTAAGAATCGATTAATAGAATTAAAATACTATTCAGACATTGAGAAAGAAAGAATTGGAGTACCTCAAGGTGGTGCTTTATCAGGTCTAATAGCAAACATAGTATTAAATGAAGCAGATAAAGAATTATTAAAAACAGATGTGTTTTATATTCGATTTTGTGATGATATGTTAATAATACACGAGGATAAAAATAAATGTGAGGAAGCAAAAGCTATTTATAAAAAATCTTTAAGAGAGTTGAAATTAGTTCCACATAAATTTGTAGATAAATTAACAAAACAAATAAGTCCAACAAAATTTACATTTCACCCATTTTGGCATACGAAATCGAAGGGGGCGTATAAATGGGGGGCTATTGAAAATAATGGATTTCCTTGGATTACTTTTGTTGGTTATGAAATTCATCATAAGGGAAATATTCGGGTGAGGAAAAAATCATTAGAGAAGGAACTTAAAAAGCAAAAAAAAATAGTAACTGAGGTTAAAAAAGCAATCGAACATGGACAAAGAAAAGTTAAAGGGGCTGTAATTCAATCTGCAATAAATAGGTTAATTGGAATGTCAGTTGGAAGAATTGGATTAAATAATTATGAAGAAGTCTCAACAGATATGTGTTGGAAAAATGGTTTTAAAGAATTAAGTATTAATAAAGATTCAATAAGGCAAATTAAAAAGTTAGACAGAAATCGAAGTAAATTATATTATGATCTATTCAAGAGTGTAAAGGAACTTGAAGAAGTAAATGGAGAAGATGAAATCAATAAAAATACAAAACGAGAAATTATTTTTTATGACAAACCTTTTAGTTACTATTATCAAATATTAGAACGAAATAAAAATAATAAGAGTTAGGTATAAATCTTAATTTTGTTGATATCAACAAAATTAACAAAATCAGAAAAGAGATTATATTTAAATACCATTATTTACCTTATTGTAATTATTAAAAACAAAAATAGACGGTGCATTTAAAAGAATTTTACATTGATAATTTTAGAGGTTATAGGAAATTTAAAATTAAAGCCCTCCATTCAATAACTTAACGCAACAAATCTAAATTAATAGATTTGTAAAATGGAATTAAAAAAACATAGAAGATTAACTTTAAAAGAAAGAGTGATTATTCAGACACTTTTAATAGAAAAAAAGTCAAAATCATACATCGCTAAAAAACTAAAAAGAGCACCCTCAACAATTACAAGAGAAGTGAATAAATGGGTGCAGAAAAAGGAAGATAATTACGATGCTGAACTTGCTCATTGGTGTGTTAAAGAAGATTATTTAAACAAAAGAAACTTAGATAAAATAAGTACATATTCTCTACTTAAATTTTTTGTCTATAGAGGCCTTTTGTCAAACTGGACACCTGAACAAATTTCAGGAAGACTCAAAGAGCTGTATCCTAATGATCCAATAATGTCTATTTCTCACGAAGCTATTTATAGACATATTTACACAAGACCACAAGCACGTTTAAACAAAAAATTAATCAAACTATTAGTACGTAAAAAAACAAGACGTAGAACCCCTAAAAAAAGACGTGGTGGCGGATCTAAAATAATAAACCAAGTAAGTATTGACAATAGACCACAGCATATTGAACTTAGAAATGAAGTCGGACATTGGGAAGGTGATTTAGTCATTGGAAAGAACCATAAAAGCGCTATTGGAACTATAGTAGAACGCAAAACTAGATTTACTTTAATTGTAAAATTAGAGTCCAAAAAAGCAGGTGAAGTAGCCAATGAGTTTTCTAAAATATTAAACAAATTAAATCCTATTTATAAAAAAACAATGACTTACGACAACGGAATTGAAATGGCTAGACACGAAAAAATTACTCAAAATACGGGAATGAAAATATACTTTGCTCACCCCTATTCTTCCTGGGAAAGAGGAACAAATGAAAATACGAACGGACTCATTAGAAGGTATCTGCCAAAGGGAACTAATTTTAATGAAATTGACATTAATCAACTCCTAATTATTCAAGAAAAATTGAACAACAGACCTCGAAAAATTATTGGTTATAAAACACCTAAAGAAATGATGGATTTAGAACTTAAATTTGTAGCTTAGTAACATCAAAAAACATAAACGTTTTGTTGCGTTACAACATTGAATCCAAGAGCTAATAGTAATACCAATATACTAACAGGTGTTAATAACAGTGGGAAAACAACAATTCTTGAAGCTATTTCACTTTGGAATGAAATTTTTAGCAAACTAGTTTTTCAAGCTCAAAAAAGCGACGGTAGCCTTGGGATTTCTTCAGGAGACTATAGGTTAGGTAGAAAAAATCAAAACTATATAGATTATAGAGATATTAATTCTGTAAGAAGTTTCGGTTATAAAGATATTTTTTACAAGTTAGATGATAGTAAAATTATAAAACTATCTGCAACGATATTTATTGATGAGGCGAATGATTTAGAAATATGCTTTATAATGAAATTAGCAAATGGAAATAATTATAATGTATATCTTGATAAACATGATGATTTTAATTTTTCAAAATTCAATGAAGTTTTCAGTACTTTGCCAGAAAGTATAGGGTGTTATTTTTCTACACCTGTAGCAACAATTTCCTCATTTGAAGAATTTGCAATTACACCAAAAATAGAAGAAGGAATTAAAATTAGAAAATCTTCTTTGTTTTTTAGAAATAGACTTTTTAAACTATATAAATATGGTGATTTTGAGGGTTTCAAAAAGGTTTTGTCTAAGATTGTTTACAATGAATTCGGTCTTATTGATTTTAAAATCAACGGAGATATAAGTAAAGATATTTACATTTTAATAGACGTAAATCTAAAAGGTACTGGATTTAGAAATATATCTCTTCTAGGTAGTGGTACTATACAAATTATAGAAATACTTCTTCATATTTATGAGTCAAATAAAGAGTTAAATATTATTTTACTAGATGAACCCGACAGTCATATTCATAGAGATATTCAAAAAAGATTGCTTAATTTTTTGAAAGATAGTGAAGTCCAGGTTTTTTTAACTACGCATAATGAATCATTGATACGAAGTGCAAATCCTAATAATTTATTTTTTATAGATGACACTGTTTCTAATGAAGAAGATACAATTATCGAACCCGTAGTTAAAATTAAGTTACCACAAAGACAAATTGGTATAGAAAACTCTCATCATTCTAAAATAATGAATCAAATTGGAAGTGAAACATCTTTAGATATTTTAAATGCTCTTGAAGCAGATAAAATTATTTTTGTTGAAGGTGTAGGTGATTCAGAATATATTCAGAAGTTAATGGAAGTTAAAAATATTGACAAAGAATGTGTTTTTTGGTCTTTTAGAGGTTTAGATAATTTATTGAAAAGGATAAAATATTATAAGGAATTTTTTGAAAGCTTAGGTTCTAATCAATCTATTTGGGATAAATGTTCTATAGTCATAGATGCTGATTTTATGACGGATGTCCAGAAAGAAAAATTGAAATTAAAACTTGAAAGTAAACTTAAGATACCTGTTTTTATATGGAAAACTTATACAATTGAGGGAACAATTTTACTTGATATTAACAAGTTAGAACAACTGATGAAAAATGAATGTACCAAACAAAATATTACAGTAACACAGCAAACTGTTAATAGTAAAATACAAGAATCCTTAGATATTTTAAAGGAACAAAAATTGACATCGTTAGATCAGGATGAAAAATTTTGTGTAAAAGTAACAGGTCAAATTGAAAGTCGAATTAAAAATTTACATGAAAATTTAGATATTCAAAGAAAATATATATTCGATAAGATAACGCTTATCGAATCTTTTAATCATTATCGAATTTTTGCAAAAAAAGAACTAGATGCTAATAGAGTTTCTCACATATGTGATAAAGATGACGTAGAAAAAATACTTAAGTTAATTTTTAATAATTTAAATATAGAAAAAGACCCTTTATTTAGTAATTATTTTTCTTTTATCTTTAACACAATAGATTCACATTTTATAAATAGTGAATGGGATGAGTTATTGGAGTTTATATCCGAATAAAAAAACTACTCTGTATTCTATTAAATATAGGATACAGAGTAGCTTTTTTATTCGTCATTTAGGCAGAGATTACCTTCTTAATATATGTTGGCAACAAGCTAAAAACCGAAAACTATCGAACAGAAAATCGACCACATCAGAATAAAAGATTTATTTTGGATTCATATAAGACCACATTTATGGAGTTTGGGATTTAAAGGAATTCCCGAAAATCAACATTTCACATTTGCGAAAAATAGTGATTCTGGAATTAACTTTCACATTACAAAAAATATCTTTGATCCAGAAAATCCGAATAAAAAACCATTTATTCCAATTTTAGAAATTGATAAAGAAGTCATCACATCAGATCCAGATTCACTTGCATTATCATTAGTTTTTGGAATGCTTACTGAAATTAATATTCTGGAAAAATCTGAATTTAACTACTTAAGCTTTGAGGAATTAAATAAAGACAAATCTTTTGGAGAGAACAACGAAGATTTTTTTAAAACATTTGAGGAAGTTTCTAAAATAACCAAAAAAACAAGATTGAAAGTAAACGAAGGTTGGACTGACAAACTTTTGGAAGTAACTCAATCTGAAAAAATGATTAATTTAATAAATGAAAATACTAAAGAAATTGAAAAAACGGAATTAAAGGATATTGAAGCAGGAATTTTAATTAACGAAGAAGAATTATTACACGTGATTAAAATTTATGACAAATGGTATGAATTCTCAACAAATAAAAAACCAATTGAAATTTTCAAGAACATAATAGACGAAAAACTTGCAAAATTTATTTGGTATAATATTAAGCGTTCAATTATTATTTTAAAATCAGTAAATTCTTGGAAAGAAACAGAAAATAAATTTGAACCTATAAAAATAATTCTGAATAAATAAAAGCCTGTTGCCAACACCGTGTAAAAAAAATTGCTTGTTTTAGCTTACTTGCGAAAATCCTCTCGGATTTTCTTGGTTTGTGTTTTATTTACTAACTTTAGTGCTTAAACCCGCAACTTTTCCTACACAACAACGTTGTAGCTAATAAAAACTAAAAGTATTTGAGTAGTGTACCTTTAGTTTTATTTCTTAATATATTTATCACGTTCTTTTTTAGGTATTTGCTGTAATACGTTTAAATAATAATCTCTTTCTTTTCTGACTTCCTTTAGTTCGTTGTAAGTATTAATTTTAGAGGAGAAAAACACAAAACTAATACAAAGTAAAGAGAACCCAATTAAAACATAAATAACGCTATTAGGTAGCCTTAACTTACTTTTGCTTTTTAATTCTGAAATTTCATCTAAAAGACTTTTATTATGATTTAAAAACCTATGTTGGTTTTGTTGAAATTCTTCTATAATTATTTTCATATCAGAAACATCAGGCTTTTCAACTTTTAAAACCGAACCACTAACTGTTTTTATCTGTTCTGTAATGTTTTTAGCTGTGCGTTCTATAGCAATATTTGTTTGCTCTAATTTACCGATGTTTTTAATTAATATTTCAGCGATTTCTTGTGTACTTATTCTATTATTTGCCATATTTTAATGTCTTATACCTTTTGATTTTTTTTTGATTATTTCTTTAGTAACGTTAACGGCTAATTTTGGAATGCTCACGCCAACATCTAAAGCTTTAGAAAGTGGTTTAGCCTTAGAGATGTTTTTAAGTTTAGGTACATCCGTTTTTAAACCTGTACGTGATAAGCTCATATTTTTATGAACTTGCGTAGCCTTTAAATCAAAGCCTTGATGTTTTACTCTAAAACCTTGAATTTTATTCTGCTTGGTTATTGTTGAATTCACTTCAACATCTTTTAATTTCATCTGTTTAATATATTCATTAAAATCTCTTGGCTTTCCTATTTGCATAACTTCGTTGTGCTTATTGTATATATGTTGTCGAATTTCTTTTAGATTCACTTTATCTAAAATTTGTTGATTTTTCTGTATATCCTTTGCATTTACTAACCCTCGTTCTTGTGCTATTTCTTGCGCTACTCTTTGTGCCTTTTTTCCTATAAAATTATCTTTAAAAGCTTTTCCGTTTTCGTTAATTCGATTGCAATACACGTGTACGTGGATTCTGCCGTTTGGCGGCGTATGTTTAATAGCTACATATTGATGTGTATCTAGTTCCATTTTTTTCATAAAGTCTTTTGTAATACTTCTTAATTGCTCGTTATCTAGTTTCTGAATATCTTCTGGACTTGGTGAAATAATTATATTGATATTGTTGTTGTTACATCTTGAGTTTTGTTCTTGGTATATTTTAAATTCGTCTTCTAATTCTTTTCCGTTTTCAGCAACTATTCCGTGTTTTTCTATGACTTCGGCTTGGTCTTTTCCAAGAGCATAATTATATCCACTACCACCACTACTTACTGATGTTGCTTTTCCTACCATTTCGTAAATCTCTTATATATCTTAATTCAACTTTTATTTCTTGTGCTACTTTTCTAATTTCATTTGAAAAATGAGGGTCTTTATGTTTGAAATAATTAGCTAATCTTTCAAAATCATTATTAAAACGGGTAAGGTTTTTATACACCTTTTCTTCTTCTTCTGAAAGAGCATAATTTATCCTTTTATTAAAAATTGAATTTCTGCAATAATCAGAAATAGTAAGATTTGTTTTTTCTGCTCTATGTTTTATAGTTTCACTTTCAAGGAGTGTAACTCTAAACCTTAAAATGATTTCTTTATTCATTAAATTTCTTTTTTAAATTTTTGACCAAAGGGAGAAAATCGAGTGGGTTTTTGGGGGTATGAAAATATGAGGGACGAATTATTTTTGTAGCCACAAAGACACATCTCGCATTCCACCGCTATAAACTTTTATTGTTTTTTTGTTGTAGGTATATATTTAAGTCTTTAAATTTTTTGTAATGAACTCTATAATCTTCTACTTTTACATTTGAATATTTACATATAATATTGAATGCATTATCTGCGGCTTCATCATTATCAAAAAAGCATTTTATTTTTGAGTAACCTTCAATTAATTCAAATGTTTTTTTAATCAAAGAAGTAGAATTTAAAATGATAAAGTTCTCTTCTGGGATATGTTTTTTTAGTGTTAAATAAGAAAGGAAATCAGACCAAGATTCAAATAAACAAATTACATCAGAATTATTATTTATAGTAGTAATAGATTTTTTACCCAAGCAACCTTTAAAGGATTTATTTCTAATTTCCCATCCTCCAAAATCATTCATAAAACCAATACCATAATATTCTTTTATAGAATCGAAAGAATAGTGAACTTGAAACAAAAATTGCTTAGCAAATTCAATATTTATTTTTCTGGAATTTAGATAATCAATCAAATTGAAATGAGACAGTTCTGCTACTTTTGTAATTGAATAATTCGATTTTTCAGGAATAGTAGTTTTTTCTTTTTGCTGATGAAAGGAAAAATTATTTGAACTTAATATTTCTAATGATTTTTTAATGTCACATTGATGTAATTTCATTACAAAATCTAATATATTGCCGCCACAGCCTTCTCCAAAGTCATACCAGATATTGTTGTGATTGTTTATTTTTAGTGATGGGGTAGTTTCGTTTCTAAAGGGAGATAAAAACCACGTATCGTTATTTGTTATTTTTTTAGGTGTAAAACCTAATTTTTTAAAGAATTCAATTAATTTTATTCTTTTTGCTGTATTACAGTTCATAGTATGTTTTTTTTTGATGATTTGATGAGTTGTAATGGAAAACCCTTGTATTCATTAAGATTTAAAACGCATCACTAATTCATCTTTTCATCAGGTTATTATAAAGTTTTTCATCAGTTTCAAATAATGATGAGCTATTGATGAATATTTGATGAGAGTAATTATCTATTTATTTACTATTGTTTATTAGTCAATAAGTTATAATCATCATTAACTCATCAATTCATCAAAATTTTCCTTTAAAAATTCTTTAGTAATTGTAAAATAACGAGCCTTACTACTAATTGTAGCCATAGTAATATCACCATCGCTATGGAAATAGAATTTTTTATATGATAAACTGTTATCTGCAATGGGTAACTTCCATTTTACTTTTAATAACTTTCTTAGCTCGTTACTGTTGGTTAAAAACCTTCTTTTTAGTAATACGGATAAAATATCATCAGTAGTAAACTTTACTTCATCTAATTCAAATTTGTCAATAATTGTAATCAAAATACTGGCTATCTCACTTTCCAATTTATTACGACTATTCTTAATTAATTTAGCAAGCGCAGGAGTATAGATTTGTTTACGAGTAAACCACATCCTTGTTTTTCTTTCATTAGCAAATTTTCTATTAAGAATAAAGTATAGAAAAGCAGGGATTTCATTTGTAAGTTTATTTAGTAAATCAATATCATCAACTATTATTTTAGGTACTTTACGAACCCAAAACCTAATTTCATCTGCGTCAATTTTAATAAAGTTGTCTTCTTTATTACTGCACATAATAAATTTGCCAAAGAATTCTACTTCAATTTTTTCTTTACCTTTTGCCTCTATTTTATTCTTATCAGAAGTTGATAGGTATTTAATTCTCTCGATAATTTCTTCTTTTTGAAAAAAAGCTTCGTCAAGTCCTAAAATAAGTTTGTTCCCCCAATCTAAATTGAAATTACTATTTAGCGAGTGACTGTCTAAGTATGACATATTGTTAGAAAATACTTCCTTAAGATATTTAAGAAATGTACTTTTTCCTGTAGCACGTTCGTTACTAACCAAACATAAAATAGGGAGTATTTGCAAAGGGTATTCGTATAATATTTTTAAATAATCAAGACCTATTTCTATTTGTTCTCCAAAAATATGATTGAAAAACTTTAAAGTGTTTTCAATCTCTCCTTTAATCGGTTTGTATTTAAGTTGTGAATAGGTATTGTAGAAGCCTTTAATCTCTTTTGAGAAATTAATATGGTTAGGATAACAGACGCTTCCATCGTATTTGGGTATTTTTCCTAAATAATTTCTGTTATGATCTTGAATAATGGTGTTTTTGTCCCATCGTATTAGAACTTCTACTAACTGACCATTAAGAGAAGGGAATTGTACAATTTTATAATATGTTGTGCCAATTCTTAAGTATTGTTTAGACCTATCTATCATTTTCTTTTGTATTTAAATTCTTTCAATGTTTGGTCTTCATTGAAAATTTGAAAATGATGTATGCGTTTTTTTCGAGGACCGAAACTTTCCGCTTTTATGAATTCAGAGTTTACATAATTTCTGATACTCTGGTAATCTACGTGTAATAGGTCTGCAACTTGTTGATATGTGTAATACTTGTTACTAAAATCTTCTTTAGGAGCATTTTTTATTTCGAGAACTATATTTTTTAGTTCTGAAAGTTGATTGAAAATATGACCAAATGGGTGTTTTGACCCCTATAAAACAAGAGTAATCTTTTAAATTTCGATTATTGGTTAAGCGGTTAACTTTTTCATTCTAATAAGATGTTCATCTGCATTCCATTTTTCCATTGGTGTTATACGTCCTAACAAGCCGTGAAGTCTTCTATTATTATAAAATTTCACGAAGCGTTTTAGTATTTGCTCTATTTCTCCAAAATATTGGTAGTCCCACCTATTAAAGACTTCTTTTTTCAATATTCCATGATAGGCTTCTATATGTGCATTCTCTTCTGGGGTTGCTACGTGTGTAAATTCTTGTTGCACTCCAATGAGACCTAAATATTCACGTACTTTTTTTGCTATAAACTGGCTTCCATTATCACTTCTAATGACCACGTTTTGAGGGTAGTCATAATTTTCAAACAACTCAGAAAGTAGCGCTATAACGTGATTTTGTTTAATAGTAAAAGAAAAATAGTCTTTTACTATTCTTCGAGTGTGAACGTCAATAACTGATAGTAAATAAGCATTCTTTCCTACACTTGGTATCCAAACCATCTTTATATCCATCTCCAGGCATTCTAAAGGTCTAGAAGTTTGCACCTTTCTAAACTTTACAAACTTGCGTCCAGAACCACTTCTATCTATCCTATTATCAAGTTTCAACAAGCCTTCTTCCTTCATAATTCTATACAACTTTTTATGATTGATAGTGTAACCATCTCTAGTTAAATAGCTGGTCATTAATCGATAACCACAATCTATAAACTCGTGCTTTAAAATCTCTTTTATAGACACAACTACAGCGTCTTGTAATACAAAACCTTTAGTCTTGTGGAAAGTCTCTTTAGATGGCTTATTTCCTTTTTTACCGCCACTAGGTTCTCTATAATAGCTACTCGATACAATACCAACCATCTTTATAATCTTAGCCTTAGAGATTTTATGTTTGTTATAAATAGTGTCTACTAGATCTTTCTTGGATCGGACGTCCCAAACTTTTTTTTTAAAAGCTCACGTTGCACTTCAAGCTCGATTTCTCTATCACTCAGCAATTTTCGTAACACTCGATTCTCTTCTTCAGCTGCTTTAAGTTCTTTACTTTTAGTGTCATAGGTAACTTTTAAACCTGCTTCTCCTTTGTGCTCAAACTTCTTTTTCCAACTATAGAAAGTGCCAGTACTTACGCTGTATTTTCGGCAGGCCTCAACGATACCTATTTCTTCGGAAACAGATAGTATTTCTAACTTCTGTTCTAAAGTCCATTTCTTGTATTTCATATCTCAAATATATTAGTTTTGAAATTTAAAATATCACTCCGAACTTATTGGGGGCTAAAATAATGGGTCTGTATAGTTTGCATTCATAATCTATAGTTTTTTATGTTATGAGTGCAATTTTAGCTAATAAAGCATATAAGAATTAGTTCGAATTAATTCATTTTTTGGTTCTTTTTTAGTTTATCTAAAAAAAGTATAATATCCTTTTCGTTTGCTATATCAGTATCTTGTTTTAAAACATCAATATAATCTGAATTTTTATCCTCTCTAAGAAAGATTTCAAAATTACTTATTTTATTAAAAGTGTTTTTCACTACATCTGTACTAACAAGTGTTTTGTAAAGGTTAGATTCTTTCTTTATTATTTTATTATTTCTATCTGTATAATTAAAATATTCAAAAGGAGTTTTCTTAAACTTATCTAAAATCATATATTTTACAACTATTAAGTTGTATTCAGATTTAGCTTTCTTCTTTATTAACTTTGTTTGTTTTGTGTTTTCTCTTGATTCACTATTATTTTTTTCTAAATCAATAGAATGCTTTTCCTCAATCATAGAAAAAATAGTTTTCAAACTAACAAAAAAATCTCCTCTTTTATCTTTTACAACATTGTTCGCAAAGACTTCTTGTTTACTTTCAAAAAAATCATTTGTATATAAAGTATTTTCTTTTTTTAATCTATTAAAATAATCAGTAATAATATCATAGCTTATATCACAATATTCTTCTAATGTATTTATCTTTTTACGATATGATATTAAATCCTCAATGAAAGGGTGCTGCATTACGAGACTTAAAAAATTAAGTTCATTTTTATTATCCCAATGAATTATTTGATTTTTGTTAAAAGGAATTGAATCAAAAGCAAAATAGAATCTTTTATTAAAGTATTGTTTGCTATCAGAGTAAAATTCTCGTTGAATAAAATTATGTAGTTTTAAAAATTTTGTTTTCATATTAAAGAATAACTTATATTGAACAATAAAATTAGTAAATTTGAATCATAGAAACTACAATAATTTGAAGTAAATATATTGTCAACGACTATGTCAACGCAAATAAAAAACCCTTACAAACACTAGGTTTATAAGGGTATTTTGTGGAGACGCCGAGAATCGAACTCGGGTCCAAACGAGCAGCCAAAAGGCTTTCTACATACTTAGTTCTTTCTTAATTTTCGACTAAAAGTTGATTAAGAACAATCTGCTTTTAGCTTAACTTCTTTAGTTTCAAAAACCCTCCGAAGTACCAGGTTTTCTATATTTACTTTTACGATATCCAAAAGTGAAACGCCGTAAATCAGGGCTTTCCGTGGACATAAAGCTTGCACACCTAGTGTGCCGAGGCCAATCCTACTGTGATTCGGATTAAGCAGCTAAAGCGTAGTTATCTTCGCCGTTTAAAAAGTTGAAATTAGGTTTAACGAGTGTTATTTCATAACTCGGTATGCTTACAAATTCACTGTCCTCGCTGTCAAAACCAGTCGTCCCCGTTTTAATAGTTTGTGCGTTACCACGAAAAAAAATCGTGGTCAGGCTTTCCGTTATATCTTTTTAATGAAAAATTAAAAAGGATGTCACTTCAATCCTTAACGCGGTCTGCAAAAGTATAAAAAATACAGTTGCTTATCACCATAAATTCTAATATCTTCGAGCAAATATTATACCAATCCTACAGAACTTGTTTCAAGGTCTCTAAAAACACTAAAATTATGAAGTTTGGCATTATAAAAGAACGTAAAAACCCACCAGATAGAAGAGTTGTTTTTTCACCAGGAAAGCTACAAGAATTTAAGAAAAACTATCCGGAAGCGGCTATTAAAGTAGAATCTTCAGATATTAGAGTCTTTTCTAACGAAGCTTATAAAGCTGCAGGATTAGAGGTAACTGAAAATGTGTCAGACTGCGATGTTTTATTTGGTGTCAAAGAAGTGCCAATTGAGGCTTTAATCAACAATAAAAAATATTTTTTCTTTAGTCACACTATTAAAAAGCAACCCTATAACAGAAAATTGTTATTAGCTATTCTAGAAAAAAACATAGAATTATATGATCATGAAACGATTGTAGGTGAAAACGGAATGCGTTTAATTGGTTTTGGTCGTTATGCAGGTATTGTTGGTGCTT
Encoded here:
- a CDS encoding ATP-dependent nuclease, which encodes MNPRANSNTNILTGVNNSGKTTILEAISLWNEIFSKLVFQAQKSDGSLGISSGDYRLGRKNQNYIDYRDINSVRSFGYKDIFYKLDDSKIIKLSATIFIDEANDLEICFIMKLANGNNYNVYLDKHDDFNFSKFNEVFSTLPESIGCYFSTPVATISSFEEFAITPKIEEGIKIRKSSLFFRNRLFKLYKYGDFEGFKKVLSKIVYNEFGLIDFKINGDISKDIYILIDVNLKGTGFRNISLLGSGTIQIIEILLHIYESNKELNIILLDEPDSHIHRDIQKRLLNFLKDSEVQVFLTTHNESLIRSANPNNLFFIDDTVSNEEDTIIEPVVKIKLPQRQIGIENSHHSKIMNQIGSETSLDILNALEADKIIFVEGVGDSEYIQKLMEVKNIDKECVFWSFRGLDNLLKRIKYYKEFFESLGSNQSIWDKCSIVIDADFMTDVQKEKLKLKLESKLKIPVFIWKTYTIEGTILLDINKLEQLMKNECTKQNITVTQQTVNSKIQESLDILKEQKLTSLDQDEKFCVKVTGQIESRIKNLHENLDIQRKYIFDKITLIESFNHYRIFAKKELDANRVSHICDKDDVEKILKLIFNNLNIEKDPLFSNYFSFIFNTIDSHFINSEWDELLEFISE
- a CDS encoding relaxase/mobilization nuclease domain-containing protein, with the translated sequence MVGKATSVSSGGSGYNYALGKDQAEVIEKHGIVAENGKELEDEFKIYQEQNSRCNNNNINIIISPSPEDIQKLDNEQLRSITKDFMKKMELDTHQYVAIKHTPPNGRIHVHVYCNRINENGKAFKDNFIGKKAQRVAQEIAQERGLVNAKDIQKNQQILDKVNLKEIRQHIYNKHNEVMQIGKPRDFNEYIKQMKLKDVEVNSTITKQNKIQGFRVKHQGFDLKATQVHKNMSLSRTGLKTDVPKLKNISKAKPLSKALDVGVSIPKLAVNVTKEIIKKKSKGIRH
- a CDS encoding reverse transcriptase/maturase family protein, which encodes MKDFSTYFTERAIVTHICKLRVKIAKTRNKKHLIHLLTDSDRYNYHNNELNIVDKNEFSEYQFELNTQLSEILPPRKRWVKLGYKSRMNRNGTEKLTSNDKNYYSILKTIKLYRKKAPQTKWLLELDKFVKDIQSTIKEDDFNIKKPLIFPKLKEEFISEIDINKCRPISMFSLKERIILSISNNFLTNLFDGYFEDSSYAFRSKKNKEGTSVISHQDCIRDIVELQKTNNYKDQFVVECDMEKFYDSVNHKIVKKLFNILIDKSEVDNPNFDFKIVKHIFNEYLNCYAFNINVPLAKDTKYWNSYKIPNGEFGWVKNRLIELKYYSDIEKERIGVPQGGALSGLIANIVLNEADKELLKTDVFYIRFCDDMLIIHEDKNKCEEAKAIYKKSLRELKLVPHKFVDKLTKQISPTKFTFHPFWHTKSKGAYKWGAIENNGFPWITFVGYEIHHKGNIRVRKKSLEKELKKQKKIVTEVKKAIEHGQRKVKGAVIQSAINRLIGMSVGRIGLNNYEEVSTDMCWKNGFKELSINKDSIRQIKKLDRNRSKLYYDLFKSVKELEEVNGEDEINKNTKREIIFYDKPFSYYYQILERNKNNKS
- a CDS encoding plasmid mobilization protein, yielding MNKEIILRFRVTLLESETIKHRAEKTNLTISDYCRNSIFNKRINYALSEEEEKVYKNLTRFNNDFERLANYFKHKDPHFSNEIRKVAQEIKVELRYIRDLRNGRKSNISK
- a CDS encoding IS30 family transposase, giving the protein MELKKHRRLTLKERVIIQTLLIEKKSKSYIAKKLKRAPSTITREVNKWVQKKEDNYDAELAHWCVKEDYLNKRNLDKISTYSLLKFFVYRGLLSNWTPEQISGRLKELYPNDPIMSISHEAIYRHIYTRPQARLNKKLIKLLVRKKTRRRTPKKRRGGGSKIINQVSIDNRPQHIELRNEVGHWEGDLVIGKNHKSAIGTIVERKTRFTLIVKLESKKAGEVANEFSKILNKLNPIYKKTMTYDNGIEMARHEKITQNTGMKIYFAHPYSSWERGTNENTNGLIRRYLPKGTNFNEIDINQLLIIQEKLNNRPRKIIGYKTPKEMMDLELKFVA